In a genomic window of Equus caballus isolate H_3958 breed thoroughbred chromosome 9, TB-T2T, whole genome shotgun sequence:
- the ZNF250 gene encoding zinc finger protein 250 isoform X8, whose translation MAAAGLLPPPARPQPLSLQAEVTFEDVAVLLSQEEWDRLGPAQRGLYRHVMMETYGNVVSLGLPGSKPSIISQLERGEEPWVLDGQGTEKSRGPGSSHSDSLKCDHVTACMQQDSSSCPWECENKGENQNRDLSLKPFISEEISMILGKTPTMWVDQGNYESERSFCLSPSPVGPTQVQVLSQSVAVTQHQAAPNGERPYKCMECGKCFGRSSHLLQHQRTHTGEKPYVCGVCGKAFSQSSVLSKHRRIHTGEKPYECNECGKSFRVSSDLAQHHKIHTGEKPHECLECRKAFTQLSHLIQHQRIHTGERPYVCPLCGKAFNHSTVLRSHQRVHTGEKPHECAECGRAFSVKRTLLQHQRVHTGEKPYTCSECGRAFSDRSVLIQHHNVHSGEKPYECGECGKAFSHRSTLMNHERIHTEEKPYGCYACGKAFVQHSHLIQHQRVHTGEKPYVCGECGHAFSARRSLVQHERIHTGERPFRCSQCGKAFSLKATLIVHLRTHTGERPYECGRCGKAFSQYSVLIQHQRIHTGERPYECGECGRAFNQHGHLIQHQKVHRRL comes from the exons ATGGCAGCAGCAGGGCTCCTGCCGCCGCCGGCAAGACCGCAG CCCCTGTCATTGCAGGCTGAGGTGACCTTCGAGGACGTGGCTGTGCTCCTCTCCCAGGAAGAGTGGGACCGCCTGGGCCCTGCTCAGCGCGGCCTCTACCGACACGTGATGATGGAGACCTACGGGAACGTGGTCTCGCTGG GACTTCCAGGATCCAAGCCCAGCATAATCTCCCAGCTGGAGCGAGGGGAAGAGCCGTGGGTGCTGGACGGGCAGGGGACTGAGAAGAGCAGGGGCCCAGGCAGTAGCCACTCAG ACAGCCTCAAATGTGACCACGTGACAGCTTGTATGCAACAAGACAGTTCATCCTGTCCATGGG AATGTGAAAACAAGGGAGAGAACCAAAATAGAGACTTGAGTCTTAAGCCATTCATTTCAGAGGAAATATCAATGATTCTGGGGAAAACACCCACAATGTGGGTTGATCAAGGAAATTATGAATCTGAGCGGAGCTTCTGCCTGAGTCCAAGCCCTGTTGGCCCCACCCAAGTTCAGGTCCTGAGCCAGAGCGTGGCTGTCACTCAGCATCAAGCCGCTCCTAACGGGGAGAGACCCTACAAGTGCATGGAGTGTGGAAAATGCTTTGGCCGGAGCTCCCATCTCCTCCAGCATCAGAGaacccacactggagagaagccctatgtgtgtggtgtgtgtgggaaggccttcagccAGAGCTCGGTCCTCAGTAAACACAGGAGGATCCACACGGGGGAGAAGCCCTACGAGTGTAATGAATGCGGAAAGTCCTTCCGCGTGAGCTCGGATCTTGCTCAGCATCATAAAATACACACGGGGGAGAAGCCGCATGAGTGTCTCGAGTGCCGGAAGGCCTTCACTCAGCTCTCGCACCTCATCCAGCACCAGCGGATCCACACCGGAGAAAGGCCGTACGTGTGCCCGCTGTGCGGGAAGGCGTTCAACCACAGCACGGTCCTGCGCAGCCACCAGCGGGTGCACACCGGCGAGAAGCCGCACGAGTGCGCGGAGTGCGGGCGCGCCTTCAGCGTGAAGAGGACGCTCCTGCAGCACCAGCGGGTGCACACGGGCGAGAAGCCGTACACGTGCAGCGAGTGCGGGCGCGCCTTCAGCGACCGCTCCGTGCTCATCCAGCACCACAACGTGCACTCCGGGGAGAAGCCCTACGAGTGCGGCGAGTGCGGCAAGGCCTTCAGCCACCGCTCCACGCTGATGAACCACGAGCGCATCCACACGGAGGAGAAGCCCTACGGCTGCTACGCCTGCGGCAAGGCCTTCGTGCAGCACTCGCACCTGATCCAGCACCAGCGGGTGCACACCGGCGAGAAGCCCTACGTGTGCGGCGAGTGCGGGCACGCCTTCAGCGCCCGCCGCTCTCTGGTGCAGCACGAGCGGATCCACACGGGCGAGCGGCCCTTCCGCTGCTCGCAGTGCGGCAAGGCCTTCAGCCTGAAGGCCACGCTGATCGTGCACCTGCGGACGCACACGGGCGAGCGGCCCTACGAGTGCGGCCGCTGCGGCAAGGCCTTCAGCCAGTATTCGGTGCTCATCCAGCACCAGAGAATCCACACGGGCGAGCGACCCTACGAGTGCGGCGAGTGCGGGCGCGCCTTCAACCAGCACGGGCACCTGATCCAGCACCAGAAGGTGCACCGGCGGCTGTGA
- the ZNF250 gene encoding zinc finger protein 250 isoform X4 — MRQHLLDRPYRLSAPTGEALNGVPMGLRCWIPAQVQSGCGVNDRPPLPGSQGTSAGLFTKVEFSCSPQAPPISIFLRDPRAQVMAAAGLLPPPARPQQPLSLQAEVTFEDVAVLLSQEEWDRLGPAQRGLYRHVMMETYGNVVSLGLPGSKPSIISQLERGEEPWVLDGQGTEKSRGPGSSHSDSLKCDHVTACMQQDSSSCPWECENKGENQNRDLSLKPFISEEISMILGKTPTMWVDQGNYESERSFCLSPSPVGPTQVQVLSQSVAVTQHQAAPNGERPYKCMECGKCFGRSSHLLQHQRTHTGEKPYVCGVCGKAFSQSSVLSKHRRIHTGEKPYECNECGKSFRVSSDLAQHHKIHTGEKPHECLECRKAFTQLSHLIQHQRIHTGERPYVCPLCGKAFNHSTVLRSHQRVHTGEKPHECAECGRAFSVKRTLLQHQRVHTGEKPYTCSECGRAFSDRSVLIQHHNVHSGEKPYECGECGKAFSHRSTLMNHERIHTEEKPYGCYACGKAFVQHSHLIQHQRVHTGEKPYVCGECGHAFSARRSLVQHERIHTGERPFRCSQCGKAFSLKATLIVHLRTHTGERPYECGRCGKAFSQYSVLIQHQRIHTGERPYECGECGRAFNQHGHLIQHQKVHRRL; from the exons ATGAGGCAACACCTCCTGGATCGGCCGTACCGGCTGTCAGCACCCACTGGAGAGGCCCTGAATGGGGTTCCTATGGGTCTTCGTTGTTGGATCCCAGCCCAGGTGCAGTCGGGCTGTGGTGTGAATGACCGTCCACCTCTGCCAGGTTCCCAGGGGACCAGCGCTGGATTGTTCACGAAGGTCGAATTCTCATGCAG CCCTCAGGCTCCTCCGATTTCCATCTTCCTCAGAGACCCCAGGGCCCAGGTGATGGCAGCAGCAGGGCTCCTGCCGCCGCCGGCAAGACCGCAG CAGCCCCTGTCATTGCAGGCTGAGGTGACCTTCGAGGACGTGGCTGTGCTCCTCTCCCAGGAAGAGTGGGACCGCCTGGGCCCTGCTCAGCGCGGCCTCTACCGACACGTGATGATGGAGACCTACGGGAACGTGGTCTCGCTGG GACTTCCAGGATCCAAGCCCAGCATAATCTCCCAGCTGGAGCGAGGGGAAGAGCCGTGGGTGCTGGACGGGCAGGGGACTGAGAAGAGCAGGGGCCCAGGCAGTAGCCACTCAG ACAGCCTCAAATGTGACCACGTGACAGCTTGTATGCAACAAGACAGTTCATCCTGTCCATGGG AATGTGAAAACAAGGGAGAGAACCAAAATAGAGACTTGAGTCTTAAGCCATTCATTTCAGAGGAAATATCAATGATTCTGGGGAAAACACCCACAATGTGGGTTGATCAAGGAAATTATGAATCTGAGCGGAGCTTCTGCCTGAGTCCAAGCCCTGTTGGCCCCACCCAAGTTCAGGTCCTGAGCCAGAGCGTGGCTGTCACTCAGCATCAAGCCGCTCCTAACGGGGAGAGACCCTACAAGTGCATGGAGTGTGGAAAATGCTTTGGCCGGAGCTCCCATCTCCTCCAGCATCAGAGaacccacactggagagaagccctatgtgtgtggtgtgtgtgggaaggccttcagccAGAGCTCGGTCCTCAGTAAACACAGGAGGATCCACACGGGGGAGAAGCCCTACGAGTGTAATGAATGCGGAAAGTCCTTCCGCGTGAGCTCGGATCTTGCTCAGCATCATAAAATACACACGGGGGAGAAGCCGCATGAGTGTCTCGAGTGCCGGAAGGCCTTCACTCAGCTCTCGCACCTCATCCAGCACCAGCGGATCCACACCGGAGAAAGGCCGTACGTGTGCCCGCTGTGCGGGAAGGCGTTCAACCACAGCACGGTCCTGCGCAGCCACCAGCGGGTGCACACCGGCGAGAAGCCGCACGAGTGCGCGGAGTGCGGGCGCGCCTTCAGCGTGAAGAGGACGCTCCTGCAGCACCAGCGGGTGCACACGGGCGAGAAGCCGTACACGTGCAGCGAGTGCGGGCGCGCCTTCAGCGACCGCTCCGTGCTCATCCAGCACCACAACGTGCACTCCGGGGAGAAGCCCTACGAGTGCGGCGAGTGCGGCAAGGCCTTCAGCCACCGCTCCACGCTGATGAACCACGAGCGCATCCACACGGAGGAGAAGCCCTACGGCTGCTACGCCTGCGGCAAGGCCTTCGTGCAGCACTCGCACCTGATCCAGCACCAGCGGGTGCACACCGGCGAGAAGCCCTACGTGTGCGGCGAGTGCGGGCACGCCTTCAGCGCCCGCCGCTCTCTGGTGCAGCACGAGCGGATCCACACGGGCGAGCGGCCCTTCCGCTGCTCGCAGTGCGGCAAGGCCTTCAGCCTGAAGGCCACGCTGATCGTGCACCTGCGGACGCACACGGGCGAGCGGCCCTACGAGTGCGGCCGCTGCGGCAAGGCCTTCAGCCAGTATTCGGTGCTCATCCAGCACCAGAGAATCCACACGGGCGAGCGACCCTACGAGTGCGGCGAGTGCGGGCGCGCCTTCAACCAGCACGGGCACCTGATCCAGCACCAGAAGGTGCACCGGCGGCTGTGA
- the ZNF250 gene encoding zinc finger protein 250 isoform X5: protein MRQHLLDRPYRLSAPTGEALNGVPMGLRCWIPAQVQSGCGVNDRPPLPGSQGTSAGLFTKVEFSCSPQAPPISIFLRDPRAQVMAAAGLLPPPARPQPLSLQAEVTFEDVAVLLSQEEWDRLGPAQRGLYRHVMMETYGNVVSLGLPGSKPSIISQLERGEEPWVLDGQGTEKSRGPGSSHSDSLKCDHVTACMQQDSSSCPWECENKGENQNRDLSLKPFISEEISMILGKTPTMWVDQGNYESERSFCLSPSPVGPTQVQVLSQSVAVTQHQAAPNGERPYKCMECGKCFGRSSHLLQHQRTHTGEKPYVCGVCGKAFSQSSVLSKHRRIHTGEKPYECNECGKSFRVSSDLAQHHKIHTGEKPHECLECRKAFTQLSHLIQHQRIHTGERPYVCPLCGKAFNHSTVLRSHQRVHTGEKPHECAECGRAFSVKRTLLQHQRVHTGEKPYTCSECGRAFSDRSVLIQHHNVHSGEKPYECGECGKAFSHRSTLMNHERIHTEEKPYGCYACGKAFVQHSHLIQHQRVHTGEKPYVCGECGHAFSARRSLVQHERIHTGERPFRCSQCGKAFSLKATLIVHLRTHTGERPYECGRCGKAFSQYSVLIQHQRIHTGERPYECGECGRAFNQHGHLIQHQKVHRRL from the exons ATGAGGCAACACCTCCTGGATCGGCCGTACCGGCTGTCAGCACCCACTGGAGAGGCCCTGAATGGGGTTCCTATGGGTCTTCGTTGTTGGATCCCAGCCCAGGTGCAGTCGGGCTGTGGTGTGAATGACCGTCCACCTCTGCCAGGTTCCCAGGGGACCAGCGCTGGATTGTTCACGAAGGTCGAATTCTCATGCAG CCCTCAGGCTCCTCCGATTTCCATCTTCCTCAGAGACCCCAGGGCCCAGGTGATGGCAGCAGCAGGGCTCCTGCCGCCGCCGGCAAGACCGCAG CCCCTGTCATTGCAGGCTGAGGTGACCTTCGAGGACGTGGCTGTGCTCCTCTCCCAGGAAGAGTGGGACCGCCTGGGCCCTGCTCAGCGCGGCCTCTACCGACACGTGATGATGGAGACCTACGGGAACGTGGTCTCGCTGG GACTTCCAGGATCCAAGCCCAGCATAATCTCCCAGCTGGAGCGAGGGGAAGAGCCGTGGGTGCTGGACGGGCAGGGGACTGAGAAGAGCAGGGGCCCAGGCAGTAGCCACTCAG ACAGCCTCAAATGTGACCACGTGACAGCTTGTATGCAACAAGACAGTTCATCCTGTCCATGGG AATGTGAAAACAAGGGAGAGAACCAAAATAGAGACTTGAGTCTTAAGCCATTCATTTCAGAGGAAATATCAATGATTCTGGGGAAAACACCCACAATGTGGGTTGATCAAGGAAATTATGAATCTGAGCGGAGCTTCTGCCTGAGTCCAAGCCCTGTTGGCCCCACCCAAGTTCAGGTCCTGAGCCAGAGCGTGGCTGTCACTCAGCATCAAGCCGCTCCTAACGGGGAGAGACCCTACAAGTGCATGGAGTGTGGAAAATGCTTTGGCCGGAGCTCCCATCTCCTCCAGCATCAGAGaacccacactggagagaagccctatgtgtgtggtgtgtgtgggaaggccttcagccAGAGCTCGGTCCTCAGTAAACACAGGAGGATCCACACGGGGGAGAAGCCCTACGAGTGTAATGAATGCGGAAAGTCCTTCCGCGTGAGCTCGGATCTTGCTCAGCATCATAAAATACACACGGGGGAGAAGCCGCATGAGTGTCTCGAGTGCCGGAAGGCCTTCACTCAGCTCTCGCACCTCATCCAGCACCAGCGGATCCACACCGGAGAAAGGCCGTACGTGTGCCCGCTGTGCGGGAAGGCGTTCAACCACAGCACGGTCCTGCGCAGCCACCAGCGGGTGCACACCGGCGAGAAGCCGCACGAGTGCGCGGAGTGCGGGCGCGCCTTCAGCGTGAAGAGGACGCTCCTGCAGCACCAGCGGGTGCACACGGGCGAGAAGCCGTACACGTGCAGCGAGTGCGGGCGCGCCTTCAGCGACCGCTCCGTGCTCATCCAGCACCACAACGTGCACTCCGGGGAGAAGCCCTACGAGTGCGGCGAGTGCGGCAAGGCCTTCAGCCACCGCTCCACGCTGATGAACCACGAGCGCATCCACACGGAGGAGAAGCCCTACGGCTGCTACGCCTGCGGCAAGGCCTTCGTGCAGCACTCGCACCTGATCCAGCACCAGCGGGTGCACACCGGCGAGAAGCCCTACGTGTGCGGCGAGTGCGGGCACGCCTTCAGCGCCCGCCGCTCTCTGGTGCAGCACGAGCGGATCCACACGGGCGAGCGGCCCTTCCGCTGCTCGCAGTGCGGCAAGGCCTTCAGCCTGAAGGCCACGCTGATCGTGCACCTGCGGACGCACACGGGCGAGCGGCCCTACGAGTGCGGCCGCTGCGGCAAGGCCTTCAGCCAGTATTCGGTGCTCATCCAGCACCAGAGAATCCACACGGGCGAGCGACCCTACGAGTGCGGCGAGTGCGGGCGCGCCTTCAACCAGCACGGGCACCTGATCCAGCACCAGAAGGTGCACCGGCGGCTGTGA
- the ZNF250 gene encoding zinc finger protein 250 isoform X7: MAAAGLLPPPARPQQPLSLQAEVTFEDVAVLLSQEEWDRLGPAQRGLYRHVMMETYGNVVSLGLPGSKPSIISQLERGEEPWVLDGQGTEKSRGPGSSHSDSLKCDHVTACMQQDSSSCPWECENKGENQNRDLSLKPFISEEISMILGKTPTMWVDQGNYESERSFCLSPSPVGPTQVQVLSQSVAVTQHQAAPNGERPYKCMECGKCFGRSSHLLQHQRTHTGEKPYVCGVCGKAFSQSSVLSKHRRIHTGEKPYECNECGKSFRVSSDLAQHHKIHTGEKPHECLECRKAFTQLSHLIQHQRIHTGERPYVCPLCGKAFNHSTVLRSHQRVHTGEKPHECAECGRAFSVKRTLLQHQRVHTGEKPYTCSECGRAFSDRSVLIQHHNVHSGEKPYECGECGKAFSHRSTLMNHERIHTEEKPYGCYACGKAFVQHSHLIQHQRVHTGEKPYVCGECGHAFSARRSLVQHERIHTGERPFRCSQCGKAFSLKATLIVHLRTHTGERPYECGRCGKAFSQYSVLIQHQRIHTGERPYECGECGRAFNQHGHLIQHQKVHRRL, from the exons ATGGCAGCAGCAGGGCTCCTGCCGCCGCCGGCAAGACCGCAG CAGCCCCTGTCATTGCAGGCTGAGGTGACCTTCGAGGACGTGGCTGTGCTCCTCTCCCAGGAAGAGTGGGACCGCCTGGGCCCTGCTCAGCGCGGCCTCTACCGACACGTGATGATGGAGACCTACGGGAACGTGGTCTCGCTGG GACTTCCAGGATCCAAGCCCAGCATAATCTCCCAGCTGGAGCGAGGGGAAGAGCCGTGGGTGCTGGACGGGCAGGGGACTGAGAAGAGCAGGGGCCCAGGCAGTAGCCACTCAG ACAGCCTCAAATGTGACCACGTGACAGCTTGTATGCAACAAGACAGTTCATCCTGTCCATGGG AATGTGAAAACAAGGGAGAGAACCAAAATAGAGACTTGAGTCTTAAGCCATTCATTTCAGAGGAAATATCAATGATTCTGGGGAAAACACCCACAATGTGGGTTGATCAAGGAAATTATGAATCTGAGCGGAGCTTCTGCCTGAGTCCAAGCCCTGTTGGCCCCACCCAAGTTCAGGTCCTGAGCCAGAGCGTGGCTGTCACTCAGCATCAAGCCGCTCCTAACGGGGAGAGACCCTACAAGTGCATGGAGTGTGGAAAATGCTTTGGCCGGAGCTCCCATCTCCTCCAGCATCAGAGaacccacactggagagaagccctatgtgtgtggtgtgtgtgggaaggccttcagccAGAGCTCGGTCCTCAGTAAACACAGGAGGATCCACACGGGGGAGAAGCCCTACGAGTGTAATGAATGCGGAAAGTCCTTCCGCGTGAGCTCGGATCTTGCTCAGCATCATAAAATACACACGGGGGAGAAGCCGCATGAGTGTCTCGAGTGCCGGAAGGCCTTCACTCAGCTCTCGCACCTCATCCAGCACCAGCGGATCCACACCGGAGAAAGGCCGTACGTGTGCCCGCTGTGCGGGAAGGCGTTCAACCACAGCACGGTCCTGCGCAGCCACCAGCGGGTGCACACCGGCGAGAAGCCGCACGAGTGCGCGGAGTGCGGGCGCGCCTTCAGCGTGAAGAGGACGCTCCTGCAGCACCAGCGGGTGCACACGGGCGAGAAGCCGTACACGTGCAGCGAGTGCGGGCGCGCCTTCAGCGACCGCTCCGTGCTCATCCAGCACCACAACGTGCACTCCGGGGAGAAGCCCTACGAGTGCGGCGAGTGCGGCAAGGCCTTCAGCCACCGCTCCACGCTGATGAACCACGAGCGCATCCACACGGAGGAGAAGCCCTACGGCTGCTACGCCTGCGGCAAGGCCTTCGTGCAGCACTCGCACCTGATCCAGCACCAGCGGGTGCACACCGGCGAGAAGCCCTACGTGTGCGGCGAGTGCGGGCACGCCTTCAGCGCCCGCCGCTCTCTGGTGCAGCACGAGCGGATCCACACGGGCGAGCGGCCCTTCCGCTGCTCGCAGTGCGGCAAGGCCTTCAGCCTGAAGGCCACGCTGATCGTGCACCTGCGGACGCACACGGGCGAGCGGCCCTACGAGTGCGGCCGCTGCGGCAAGGCCTTCAGCCAGTATTCGGTGCTCATCCAGCACCAGAGAATCCACACGGGCGAGCGACCCTACGAGTGCGGCGAGTGCGGGCGCGCCTTCAACCAGCACGGGCACCTGATCCAGCACCAGAAGGTGCACCGGCGGCTGTGA
- the ZNF250 gene encoding zinc finger protein 250 isoform X9, whose amino-acid sequence MAAAGLLPPPARPQAEVTFEDVAVLLSQEEWDRLGPAQRGLYRHVMMETYGNVVSLGLPGSKPSIISQLERGEEPWVLDGQGTEKSRGPGSSHSDSLKCDHVTACMQQDSSSCPWECENKGENQNRDLSLKPFISEEISMILGKTPTMWVDQGNYESERSFCLSPSPVGPTQVQVLSQSVAVTQHQAAPNGERPYKCMECGKCFGRSSHLLQHQRTHTGEKPYVCGVCGKAFSQSSVLSKHRRIHTGEKPYECNECGKSFRVSSDLAQHHKIHTGEKPHECLECRKAFTQLSHLIQHQRIHTGERPYVCPLCGKAFNHSTVLRSHQRVHTGEKPHECAECGRAFSVKRTLLQHQRVHTGEKPYTCSECGRAFSDRSVLIQHHNVHSGEKPYECGECGKAFSHRSTLMNHERIHTEEKPYGCYACGKAFVQHSHLIQHQRVHTGEKPYVCGECGHAFSARRSLVQHERIHTGERPFRCSQCGKAFSLKATLIVHLRTHTGERPYECGRCGKAFSQYSVLIQHQRIHTGERPYECGECGRAFNQHGHLIQHQKVHRRL is encoded by the exons ATGGCAGCAGCAGGGCTCCTGCCGCCGCCGGCAAGACCGCAG GCTGAGGTGACCTTCGAGGACGTGGCTGTGCTCCTCTCCCAGGAAGAGTGGGACCGCCTGGGCCCTGCTCAGCGCGGCCTCTACCGACACGTGATGATGGAGACCTACGGGAACGTGGTCTCGCTGG GACTTCCAGGATCCAAGCCCAGCATAATCTCCCAGCTGGAGCGAGGGGAAGAGCCGTGGGTGCTGGACGGGCAGGGGACTGAGAAGAGCAGGGGCCCAGGCAGTAGCCACTCAG ACAGCCTCAAATGTGACCACGTGACAGCTTGTATGCAACAAGACAGTTCATCCTGTCCATGGG AATGTGAAAACAAGGGAGAGAACCAAAATAGAGACTTGAGTCTTAAGCCATTCATTTCAGAGGAAATATCAATGATTCTGGGGAAAACACCCACAATGTGGGTTGATCAAGGAAATTATGAATCTGAGCGGAGCTTCTGCCTGAGTCCAAGCCCTGTTGGCCCCACCCAAGTTCAGGTCCTGAGCCAGAGCGTGGCTGTCACTCAGCATCAAGCCGCTCCTAACGGGGAGAGACCCTACAAGTGCATGGAGTGTGGAAAATGCTTTGGCCGGAGCTCCCATCTCCTCCAGCATCAGAGaacccacactggagagaagccctatgtgtgtggtgtgtgtgggaaggccttcagccAGAGCTCGGTCCTCAGTAAACACAGGAGGATCCACACGGGGGAGAAGCCCTACGAGTGTAATGAATGCGGAAAGTCCTTCCGCGTGAGCTCGGATCTTGCTCAGCATCATAAAATACACACGGGGGAGAAGCCGCATGAGTGTCTCGAGTGCCGGAAGGCCTTCACTCAGCTCTCGCACCTCATCCAGCACCAGCGGATCCACACCGGAGAAAGGCCGTACGTGTGCCCGCTGTGCGGGAAGGCGTTCAACCACAGCACGGTCCTGCGCAGCCACCAGCGGGTGCACACCGGCGAGAAGCCGCACGAGTGCGCGGAGTGCGGGCGCGCCTTCAGCGTGAAGAGGACGCTCCTGCAGCACCAGCGGGTGCACACGGGCGAGAAGCCGTACACGTGCAGCGAGTGCGGGCGCGCCTTCAGCGACCGCTCCGTGCTCATCCAGCACCACAACGTGCACTCCGGGGAGAAGCCCTACGAGTGCGGCGAGTGCGGCAAGGCCTTCAGCCACCGCTCCACGCTGATGAACCACGAGCGCATCCACACGGAGGAGAAGCCCTACGGCTGCTACGCCTGCGGCAAGGCCTTCGTGCAGCACTCGCACCTGATCCAGCACCAGCGGGTGCACACCGGCGAGAAGCCCTACGTGTGCGGCGAGTGCGGGCACGCCTTCAGCGCCCGCCGCTCTCTGGTGCAGCACGAGCGGATCCACACGGGCGAGCGGCCCTTCCGCTGCTCGCAGTGCGGCAAGGCCTTCAGCCTGAAGGCCACGCTGATCGTGCACCTGCGGACGCACACGGGCGAGCGGCCCTACGAGTGCGGCCGCTGCGGCAAGGCCTTCAGCCAGTATTCGGTGCTCATCCAGCACCAGAGAATCCACACGGGCGAGCGACCCTACGAGTGCGGCGAGTGCGGGCGCGCCTTCAACCAGCACGGGCACCTGATCCAGCACCAGAAGGTGCACCGGCGGCTGTGA
- the ZNF250 gene encoding zinc finger protein 250 isoform X6, whose protein sequence is MRQHLLDRPYRLSAPTGEALNGVPMGLRCWIPAQVQSGCGVNDRPPLPGSQGTSAGLFTKVEFSCSPQAPPISIFLRDPRAQVMAAAGLLPPPARPQAEVTFEDVAVLLSQEEWDRLGPAQRGLYRHVMMETYGNVVSLGLPGSKPSIISQLERGEEPWVLDGQGTEKSRGPGSSHSDSLKCDHVTACMQQDSSSCPWECENKGENQNRDLSLKPFISEEISMILGKTPTMWVDQGNYESERSFCLSPSPVGPTQVQVLSQSVAVTQHQAAPNGERPYKCMECGKCFGRSSHLLQHQRTHTGEKPYVCGVCGKAFSQSSVLSKHRRIHTGEKPYECNECGKSFRVSSDLAQHHKIHTGEKPHECLECRKAFTQLSHLIQHQRIHTGERPYVCPLCGKAFNHSTVLRSHQRVHTGEKPHECAECGRAFSVKRTLLQHQRVHTGEKPYTCSECGRAFSDRSVLIQHHNVHSGEKPYECGECGKAFSHRSTLMNHERIHTEEKPYGCYACGKAFVQHSHLIQHQRVHTGEKPYVCGECGHAFSARRSLVQHERIHTGERPFRCSQCGKAFSLKATLIVHLRTHTGERPYECGRCGKAFSQYSVLIQHQRIHTGERPYECGECGRAFNQHGHLIQHQKVHRRL, encoded by the exons ATGAGGCAACACCTCCTGGATCGGCCGTACCGGCTGTCAGCACCCACTGGAGAGGCCCTGAATGGGGTTCCTATGGGTCTTCGTTGTTGGATCCCAGCCCAGGTGCAGTCGGGCTGTGGTGTGAATGACCGTCCACCTCTGCCAGGTTCCCAGGGGACCAGCGCTGGATTGTTCACGAAGGTCGAATTCTCATGCAG CCCTCAGGCTCCTCCGATTTCCATCTTCCTCAGAGACCCCAGGGCCCAGGTGATGGCAGCAGCAGGGCTCCTGCCGCCGCCGGCAAGACCGCAG GCTGAGGTGACCTTCGAGGACGTGGCTGTGCTCCTCTCCCAGGAAGAGTGGGACCGCCTGGGCCCTGCTCAGCGCGGCCTCTACCGACACGTGATGATGGAGACCTACGGGAACGTGGTCTCGCTGG GACTTCCAGGATCCAAGCCCAGCATAATCTCCCAGCTGGAGCGAGGGGAAGAGCCGTGGGTGCTGGACGGGCAGGGGACTGAGAAGAGCAGGGGCCCAGGCAGTAGCCACTCAG ACAGCCTCAAATGTGACCACGTGACAGCTTGTATGCAACAAGACAGTTCATCCTGTCCATGGG AATGTGAAAACAAGGGAGAGAACCAAAATAGAGACTTGAGTCTTAAGCCATTCATTTCAGAGGAAATATCAATGATTCTGGGGAAAACACCCACAATGTGGGTTGATCAAGGAAATTATGAATCTGAGCGGAGCTTCTGCCTGAGTCCAAGCCCTGTTGGCCCCACCCAAGTTCAGGTCCTGAGCCAGAGCGTGGCTGTCACTCAGCATCAAGCCGCTCCTAACGGGGAGAGACCCTACAAGTGCATGGAGTGTGGAAAATGCTTTGGCCGGAGCTCCCATCTCCTCCAGCATCAGAGaacccacactggagagaagccctatgtgtgtggtgtgtgtgggaaggccttcagccAGAGCTCGGTCCTCAGTAAACACAGGAGGATCCACACGGGGGAGAAGCCCTACGAGTGTAATGAATGCGGAAAGTCCTTCCGCGTGAGCTCGGATCTTGCTCAGCATCATAAAATACACACGGGGGAGAAGCCGCATGAGTGTCTCGAGTGCCGGAAGGCCTTCACTCAGCTCTCGCACCTCATCCAGCACCAGCGGATCCACACCGGAGAAAGGCCGTACGTGTGCCCGCTGTGCGGGAAGGCGTTCAACCACAGCACGGTCCTGCGCAGCCACCAGCGGGTGCACACCGGCGAGAAGCCGCACGAGTGCGCGGAGTGCGGGCGCGCCTTCAGCGTGAAGAGGACGCTCCTGCAGCACCAGCGGGTGCACACGGGCGAGAAGCCGTACACGTGCAGCGAGTGCGGGCGCGCCTTCAGCGACCGCTCCGTGCTCATCCAGCACCACAACGTGCACTCCGGGGAGAAGCCCTACGAGTGCGGCGAGTGCGGCAAGGCCTTCAGCCACCGCTCCACGCTGATGAACCACGAGCGCATCCACACGGAGGAGAAGCCCTACGGCTGCTACGCCTGCGGCAAGGCCTTCGTGCAGCACTCGCACCTGATCCAGCACCAGCGGGTGCACACCGGCGAGAAGCCCTACGTGTGCGGCGAGTGCGGGCACGCCTTCAGCGCCCGCCGCTCTCTGGTGCAGCACGAGCGGATCCACACGGGCGAGCGGCCCTTCCGCTGCTCGCAGTGCGGCAAGGCCTTCAGCCTGAAGGCCACGCTGATCGTGCACCTGCGGACGCACACGGGCGAGCGGCCCTACGAGTGCGGCCGCTGCGGCAAGGCCTTCAGCCAGTATTCGGTGCTCATCCAGCACCAGAGAATCCACACGGGCGAGCGACCCTACGAGTGCGGCGAGTGCGGGCGCGCCTTCAACCAGCACGGGCACCTGATCCAGCACCAGAAGGTGCACCGGCGGCTGTGA